One window of Magnetococcales bacterium genomic DNA carries:
- the zapE gene encoding cell division protein ZapE has protein sequence MSEKIMKKPSAHYREQLLGGALTEDIDQAATLPYLDGLVEALERPVTRIAYKGVLVWRYEDGAPEPRGLYLHGPVGRGKSMLMQSVFDSVSFSEKRRVHFHPFMDELHQRLHKAKPEVNVDVMLYIASTIAMESRLLCFDEFFIDHIADGMLLGRLLDALFQCGVTLCATSNWEPDNLFKGGYNRASFLPLLNIIKKNIEPLDLSSGADWRRKGGGTASLKEGSPEDEFTRLAGQQARPELVTLGRHEIGARGRQGGLFWFDFRELCMRPLGVAEFMDLCGMATTLLISGIPDLRANVVDSASRFVILVDLLYESRIPLRLYSDLEFDDLCPEGPVAFEFRRAASRCVELMRFNGTV, from the coding sequence TCATGAAAAAACCCAGCGCCCACTACCGTGAGCAGTTGCTTGGCGGGGCCTTGACCGAGGACATCGATCAGGCCGCGACCTTGCCGTATCTGGACGGTTTGGTGGAAGCCCTGGAGCGTCCGGTGACGAGGATCGCCTACAAGGGGGTGCTGGTCTGGCGCTATGAGGATGGGGCTCCGGAACCCCGTGGACTCTACCTGCATGGGCCGGTGGGCCGTGGAAAATCGATGCTCATGCAGTCGGTATTCGATTCGGTCTCGTTTTCCGAGAAGAGACGGGTCCATTTTCATCCCTTCATGGACGAACTGCATCAGCGCCTCCACAAGGCCAAACCGGAGGTCAATGTCGATGTGATGCTTTATATCGCCAGCACCATCGCCATGGAATCAAGATTGCTTTGCTTCGACGAGTTTTTCATCGATCATATCGCCGATGGCATGCTTCTGGGCCGGTTGCTCGATGCCCTGTTCCAATGCGGGGTGACCCTGTGCGCCACTTCCAACTGGGAACCGGACAATCTGTTCAAGGGGGGATACAATCGGGCAAGTTTTCTTCCATTGCTCAACATCATCAAAAAAAACATCGAACCTCTGGATCTTTCCAGTGGCGCGGATTGGCGGCGCAAGGGGGGGGGAACCGCGAGCCTCAAGGAAGGGTCGCCCGAGGATGAGTTTACGCGCCTGGCGGGGCAACAGGCCCGTCCGGAACTGGTGACTTTGGGACGTCATGAAATCGGCGCAAGGGGGCGGCAGGGCGGGCTTTTCTGGTTTGACTTTCGTGAATTATGCATGCGTCCCCTGGGGGTTGCCGAATTCATGGACCTGTGCGGGATGGCGACGACACTTTTGATCTCCGGCATTCCCGACCTTCGGGCCAATGTGGTCGATTCCGCCTCCCGTTTTGTCATCCTGGTCGATCTTTTGTATGAATCGAGAATTCCGTTGCGTCTTTACAGTGACCTGGAGTTCGACGACCTCTGTCCCGAGGGACCGGTGGCGTTCGAGTTTCGCCGGGCGGCGTCCCGTTGCGTCGAACTGATGCGGTTCAACGGTACCGTTTGA
- a CDS encoding GGDEF domain-containing protein, whose product MKVFNTIYRGGQKIRNFILENDIHKLGNLLVQVYSGVLDRGFIYNILSELHQYLPDAIIVGATTTGEIIDGASQSDSVIISFSAFNSSQVAASVLIDGEISNVGCIVNKNTKMFLLLSAGIDVIPSELLTCLGHIAPSAIVVGGCAGDNDRLKESLIFHGKDIIGNGAVVVSISGESLFVKQFMKFNWEPMGSEMIITDSHMNIVRTINGYKVTDLYRYYFGGVTEDNLISISSVFPLMIKRGNMYISRILLDIDETTGSCHFSGIMNVGEHVVFGYANVDMLLDDAYLDGKVENHIESIWMFSCGGRKKILHKSIDQEIAAVSRIAPVSGFFTYGEYFTHEEGHHEVLNNTMTFVGISENPVPRQYILPRHQETSGPNLLDVSPRKIFQAITHFANTVTKERDDSYREMEQYAKDLDVKNSQLERLYMTDRLTGVYNRYKLDATLSELMKSYNRYGNVFSVVLGDVDKFKSINDRFGHNVGDAVLCKIAELIRSHVRDTDVFGRWGGEEFMLICSETRLEGAYEIAEKIRRIIEKNPFNDVGNVTASFGVSQCTDDDTVNVLVGRADKALYSAKNRGRNRVEREV is encoded by the coding sequence ATGAAGGTATTTAATACCATCTATAGGGGTGGACAAAAAATTCGGAATTTTATACTCGAAAACGATATCCATAAGCTGGGAAACCTTCTTGTCCAGGTATATTCCGGCGTCCTTGACAGAGGATTTATTTATAATATCTTGTCAGAGCTTCATCAATATCTTCCTGATGCCATTATTGTTGGGGCAACAACAACTGGAGAAATTATTGATGGCGCATCGCAGTCAGACAGTGTGATTATCTCATTTTCAGCGTTTAACTCAAGCCAAGTTGCCGCATCCGTATTGATTGATGGCGAAATATCCAATGTTGGGTGCATTGTCAACAAAAATACAAAGATGTTTCTTCTGCTAAGCGCTGGCATCGATGTCATTCCTTCGGAACTATTGACGTGTCTTGGACACATCGCGCCATCCGCCATCGTTGTGGGTGGCTGCGCCGGAGATAATGATCGATTGAAAGAAAGTCTCATTTTCCACGGAAAAGATATTATTGGAAACGGAGCCGTCGTTGTTTCTATTTCTGGTGAATCACTATTTGTAAAACAATTCATGAAATTTAATTGGGAACCTATGGGAAGTGAAATGATTATCACAGACTCCCATATGAATATTGTGCGCACCATCAATGGGTATAAGGTGACTGATTTATATAGATATTATTTTGGCGGCGTTACCGAGGACAATCTAATCTCAATAAGCAGTGTTTTTCCTCTAATGATAAAACGAGGGAACATGTACATTTCCCGTATTCTCCTTGATATTGATGAAACAACAGGATCATGCCATTTCTCAGGAATAATGAATGTTGGAGAGCACGTCGTATTTGGTTACGCCAATGTAGACATGCTTCTCGATGATGCCTATCTTGATGGCAAAGTTGAAAACCATATCGAATCAATCTGGATGTTCAGTTGTGGCGGTCGGAAAAAAATATTGCACAAGAGTATCGACCAGGAAATCGCGGCAGTCTCAAGAATTGCACCAGTTTCAGGATTCTTTACCTACGGAGAATATTTTACCCATGAAGAAGGTCATCATGAGGTATTGAACAACACAATGACGTTTGTCGGTATCAGCGAAAATCCTGTACCTCGCCAATATATCCTTCCCAGGCATCAGGAAACATCAGGTCCAAATCTTCTTGACGTTTCACCAAGAAAAATTTTCCAGGCAATCACACATTTTGCAAATACTGTTACAAAAGAACGTGATGACTCATATCGTGAAATGGAACAGTATGCCAAAGATCTTGATGTCAAGAACTCACAATTGGAAAGACTCTACATGACCGACAGGCTGACTGGGGTCTATAACCGATACAAACTTGATGCGACGCTGTCTGAATTGATGAAATCATACAACAGGTATGGAAATGTTTTTTCTGTCGTCCTGGGTGATGTCGATAAATTTAAAAGCATCAACGATCGATTCGGGCACAATGTTGGAGATGCTGTGCTGTGCAAAATCGCAGAGCTGATTCGGTCTCATGTACGAGATACCGATGTATTCGGGCGATGGGGTGGAGAAGAATTCATGTTGATCTGCTCTGAAACAAGACTGGAAGGGGCCTATGAAATTGCAGAAAAAATACGCCGAATCATTGAAAAAAATCCATTCAATGATGTTGGCAATGTCACAGCAAGTTTTGGAGTGAGTCAATGCACGGACGATGACACTGTCAACGTATTGGTCGGTCGGGCTGACAAGGCTCTTTATTCCGCGAAGAATCGCGGGAGAAACAGGGTGGAGCGTGAGGTCTGA
- a CDS encoding HlyD family efflux transporter periplasmic adaptor subunit, giving the protein MMATASGPLPKLRQEVILRPAPPARDGSPSWTLADPGRNHFFRIDWVAFEILSRWHEGNVSRILERIAQETTLDLEERDVTALSRFLADNHLTRSVHPAGSRRLAHRVTSEKGPWLQWLLHHYLFFRIPLVRPDSFLDRTLPWVAPFFSLPFLWVMIGLAGIDVFLLLRQWDHFQATLLAHLGLNSLFGYGLTLMAVKSIHELGHAYTAKQAGCRVPTMGVAFLVLLPMLYTDTTEAWKLDDRRRRLAIASGGVVAEGGLAVLALLAWNVLPGGSARDIAFWIATTSLATTLAINLSPFMRFDGYFVLSDALDLANLHQRAFDMGRWWLRKLLFNPMTPPPEQISPVMTRFLVVFAVATWMYRLLLFLGIALLVYHFFIKVVGIALFAVEIGWFILLPLGRELKKWPGVFSQARSRLRLPLLVSGLMALALWPWSGHITAPALLQGEALVHLYAPRPARLAGMDLPPSGTVVQGQALFVLDAPELEHSRKLHQVRLDHAERERAIGGLDLDWARRVRVAQGERERSAASLAGIQSTLERLILSAPFAGTLVDVSPDLAVGTWLRSGEHLATVIRRERFSVDAFLAEEVLKRVGPEAKGWFIADVAEMPPIAIQRTSTETMGITDMDEPLLASLFGGPVKVVEQNGLLVPEEALFRIRLQGTGASMKPPLRQRGVVHLEAHPQSLARRWGAMMLMVLVREWKM; this is encoded by the coding sequence ATGATGGCGACGGCCTCCGGACCCCTGCCCAAATTGCGCCAGGAGGTGATCCTCAGGCCAGCCCCGCCGGCCCGCGATGGTTCCCCCTCCTGGACACTGGCCGATCCTGGGAGGAATCATTTCTTCCGCATCGATTGGGTCGCCTTCGAAATCCTTTCCCGCTGGCACGAAGGGAATGTCTCGCGAATCCTCGAACGCATTGCCCAGGAAACGACTTTGGACCTGGAAGAAAGAGATGTGACGGCGTTGTCCCGGTTTCTCGCCGACAACCATCTGACACGATCGGTCCATCCCGCCGGGAGCCGCCGACTGGCGCACAGGGTCACGTCGGAAAAAGGTCCGTGGCTCCAGTGGTTGTTGCATCATTACCTGTTTTTCCGCATTCCCCTGGTTCGACCGGATTCATTTCTCGATCGCACCCTGCCCTGGGTGGCGCCATTTTTTTCCCTCCCTTTTCTCTGGGTCATGATCGGTCTGGCAGGGATCGACGTTTTTCTGCTGTTGCGACAGTGGGACCATTTCCAGGCGACACTTCTCGCTCATCTGGGTCTGAACAGCCTTTTCGGCTACGGCCTGACCCTGATGGCGGTCAAAAGCATTCATGAACTGGGACATGCCTACACCGCCAAACAGGCGGGTTGCCGGGTTCCGACCATGGGGGTAGCGTTTCTGGTACTTCTGCCGATGCTGTATACCGACACCACCGAAGCCTGGAAACTCGACGATCGCCGACGCCGTCTTGCCATCGCCTCGGGCGGTGTCGTGGCGGAAGGGGGCCTGGCCGTTCTGGCCCTCCTGGCGTGGAACGTGTTGCCAGGGGGAAGCGCTCGGGACATCGCCTTCTGGATCGCCACCACCTCTTTGGCCACGACCCTGGCCATCAACCTTTCGCCATTCATGCGATTCGATGGTTACTTTGTCCTGTCCGATGCGTTGGACCTCGCCAATCTGCACCAACGCGCCTTCGATATGGGACGCTGGTGGTTACGAAAACTCCTGTTCAACCCAATGACCCCGCCTCCGGAACAAATTTCACCGGTCATGACCCGGTTTCTCGTCGTCTTCGCCGTGGCGACCTGGATGTACCGATTGTTGCTGTTTCTTGGCATTGCCTTGTTGGTCTATCATTTTTTCATCAAGGTGGTGGGAATCGCCCTGTTTGCGGTCGAAATCGGCTGGTTCATTCTGCTGCCCCTGGGAAGAGAGCTGAAAAAATGGCCCGGGGTCTTCAGTCAGGCGCGCTCGCGCTTACGTCTGCCGCTGCTGGTCAGCGGACTGATGGCGCTGGCGCTGTGGCCGTGGTCGGGACACATCACCGCCCCGGCCCTTCTTCAGGGAGAGGCGCTGGTCCACCTCTATGCCCCGCGTCCCGCCCGCCTGGCAGGCATGGATCTTCCCCCTTCCGGAACGGTGGTCCAGGGGCAGGCCTTGTTCGTGCTTGACGCTCCCGAACTTGAACACTCAAGAAAATTGCATCAGGTCCGCCTGGATCATGCGGAACGGGAACGCGCCATCGGCGGATTGGATCTGGACTGGGCACGGCGGGTGCGGGTTGCCCAAGGTGAACGGGAACGCAGCGCCGCCTCCCTGGCAGGCATTCAGTCCACCCTGGAACGCCTGATCCTGTCGGCTCCCTTTGCAGGAACACTGGTCGATGTCTCCCCCGATCTGGCCGTGGGGACCTGGTTGCGCTCCGGTGAACACCTGGCGACGGTGATACGTCGGGAACGTTTTTCGGTGGATGCCTTTCTCGCCGAGGAGGTTCTCAAACGGGTCGGTCCCGAGGCCAAGGGATGGTTCATCGCCGATGTGGCGGAGATGCCCCCCATCGCCATTCAGCGCACGTCCACCGAAACGATGGGCATCACCGACATGGACGAACCATTGCTCGCTTCGTTGTTCGGCGGTCCCGTCAAGGTGGTGGAACAAAACGGCCTTCTGGTTCCCGAGGAAGCGCTGTTCCGGATCCGCCTCCAGGGAACGGGTGCGTCCATGAAGCCACCGTTGCGTCAACGGGGGGTGGTGCATCTGGAGGCGCACCCCCAGTCCCTGGCGCGACGCTGGGGGGCAATGATGCTCATGGTCCTGGTCCGGGAGTGGAAAATGTGA
- a CDS encoding HlyD family efflux transporter periplasmic adaptor subunit yields the protein MTGPVQPIDVEPTGNTRSSPPPLVVLLRLAERTREAGSLAELFFVMVNETYSLAPYRQGVLWCGTERKVVALSGIPRAEPGAPFVLWLRQLFVPLDKASATTPIPMSLDEAPEAIAEGWREWLPPHAIALPLKSAAVRKGWLLLARETPFVEAEGEILDHLAGIYGHAWHCRERLRQKFSWWRWQRSWKWRLLTVLSLGILLAFRIPLTALAPAEVVPSHPEVVRSPMDGVVEHFHVAPNTLVVPGQPLFDLDDTTLSSRLEIAEKSLAIAESEYHITTQSALQDPRSKGQLAILSGRVEEKKLEAEGLRELLGRCRVKATRAGLALFGDTQSWIGRPVVTGEKILTIASEQDVEIEAWIAPGDLIPLPEEVAVTLFLNIDPLHPRTARMRMLAYEAEVRPGDLVSYRMRARFIDALPPPRLGLKGTARIAGETVTVGWWMMRRPIALIRQWLGQ from the coding sequence ATGACCGGTCCGGTTCAACCCATCGACGTTGAACCGACCGGAAACACCCGCTCCTCGCCCCCACCCCTGGTCGTTCTCCTGCGATTGGCCGAGCGGACGCGGGAAGCAGGATCGCTTGCGGAATTGTTTTTTGTGATGGTCAATGAAACTTATTCATTGGCACCCTATCGGCAAGGGGTGTTGTGGTGCGGTACCGAACGAAAGGTGGTTGCGTTGTCGGGCATTCCCAGGGCCGAACCAGGGGCCCCCTTTGTCCTGTGGTTGCGGCAGCTGTTTGTACCGCTGGACAAGGCATCCGCCACGACCCCGATTCCGATGTCGTTGGACGAGGCCCCCGAAGCCATTGCCGAAGGATGGCGCGAATGGTTGCCGCCCCATGCCATCGCCCTTCCCTTGAAATCGGCAGCGGTGCGAAAAGGATGGTTGCTTCTGGCGCGCGAGACCCCGTTTGTCGAAGCCGAAGGGGAAATCCTTGACCATCTGGCAGGCATTTACGGCCATGCGTGGCATTGTCGGGAGCGGCTCCGACAAAAATTTTCCTGGTGGCGGTGGCAACGGTCGTGGAAATGGCGTCTCCTGACGGTCCTCTCCCTGGGGATTCTCCTCGCCTTCCGGATTCCGCTGACGGCACTGGCCCCCGCCGAAGTCGTCCCCAGTCATCCGGAGGTGGTGCGTTCCCCCATGGATGGGGTGGTAGAACATTTTCATGTCGCACCCAATACCCTGGTCGTTCCCGGACAACCACTTTTCGATCTTGATGACACCACATTGAGCAGCCGATTGGAAATCGCCGAGAAAAGCCTGGCCATCGCCGAATCGGAATACCACATCACAACGCAATCGGCATTGCAGGATCCGCGCTCCAAGGGACAACTGGCCATTCTGTCGGGCCGGGTGGAAGAAAAAAAACTGGAGGCGGAAGGATTGAGGGAATTGCTCGGACGCTGCCGGGTCAAAGCGACTCGGGCGGGTCTCGCCCTCTTCGGCGATACCCAGAGTTGGATTGGCCGTCCCGTGGTCACAGGAGAGAAAATCCTGACCATCGCCTCGGAACAGGATGTGGAAATCGAAGCCTGGATTGCCCCTGGAGACCTGATTCCACTGCCCGAAGAAGTTGCCGTCACGTTGTTCCTCAACATCGATCCCCTGCATCCACGGACAGCGCGCATGCGCATGCTCGCCTACGAGGCGGAGGTTCGACCGGGTGACCTCGTGAGTTACCGAATGCGCGCCCGTTTCATCGATGCGCTCCCGCCACCCCGCCTGGGACTCAAAGGGACCGCACGGATCGCAGGGGAGACGGTCACGGTGGGTTGGTGGATGATGCGGCGACCGATCGCGCTTATCCGTCAATGGTTGGGACAATGA
- a CDS encoding efflux RND transporter periplasmic adaptor subunit has protein sequence MDRRLRRHPNPMKPGTIKVISILFPLLSGFFQEAVAATFSAPSQPPTESVTIPVAADRPAPSALPDALHADSLRAQILPRDYTTLSSELPARLVRIHVAEGGRFKAGEPLVTLDCAIQQAQLQKARVVLAAAEKVSAVNARLVEMKSAGRMEEVTSAAEAAKARAEVALMTATVAKCILLAPFSGRVAEQKGRQHQYVQAGQAILDLIDDSAMEIEFIVPSRWLRWMSPHLPFVLQVDETGRDYPAQVLRIGARVDAVSQSIKVTGRFQEKPTDLLPGMSGRVMLNPPPTVPP, from the coding sequence ATGGATCGCCGCCTCCGTCGTCACCCGAACCCCATGAAGCCAGGGACGATCAAGGTCATCTCGATCCTGTTCCCGCTCCTCTCCGGGTTTTTCCAGGAGGCAGTGGCGGCAACCTTCTCTGCGCCATCGCAGCCGCCGACGGAATCGGTAACCATTCCGGTCGCTGCGGATCGACCCGCTCCATCCGCCTTGCCGGATGCGCTGCATGCCGACAGCCTGCGGGCCCAGATTCTTCCCAGGGATTATACGACCCTCTCCAGCGAATTGCCGGCGCGGCTGGTACGCATTCATGTCGCGGAAGGGGGGCGATTCAAAGCGGGGGAGCCCTTGGTCACCCTCGATTGTGCCATTCAGCAGGCACAACTGCAAAAAGCCAGGGTGGTCCTCGCGGCGGCAGAAAAAGTATCCGCGGTCAACGCACGACTGGTGGAGATGAAATCGGCAGGCCGCATGGAAGAGGTCACGAGCGCCGCCGAGGCGGCAAAGGCCCGTGCCGAAGTCGCCCTGATGACGGCAACCGTTGCCAAGTGTATTCTTCTGGCCCCTTTTTCAGGACGGGTTGCCGAACAAAAAGGACGGCAGCACCAGTACGTCCAGGCCGGTCAGGCCATCCTGGACCTCATCGACGACAGCGCCATGGAAATCGAGTTCATCGTCCCTTCCCGATGGTTGCGCTGGATGTCACCCCATCTTCCCTTCGTCCTGCAGGTCGATGAAACCGGACGTGACTATCCCGCCCAGGTGCTGCGCATCGGCGCACGGGTCGATGCGGTCAGCCAATCGATCAAGGTCACCGGTCGGTTTCAGGAAAAGCCTACCGACCTTCTCCCCGGAATGAGCGGTCGCGTCATGCTGAATCCCCCGCCCACGGTCCCGCCATGA